TGGCATTGCAGAGGACACCGATGTTTCTTTGCTTATCCTTCTAGTAAATTTGGAGGATTTGCTTGAGATGCTTGCTGCAAGTAGTCCAAGTTTTGGAAGCTGAGCAGCAGACCATGAATTTTGTGTCAGGTCTGAAATCTCGATATTCAAATACCTTTTACTCAATTTACTAAAGCCTATGCCAGTGTATTGAAGTGAACGATGAATTTCATTATTACTGTCTGGCTTCACTGGCAGTGATTCACGAGATTTGAGAAGTAGTCCACGTTTTCCAGAGTCTAGTATGAATCTTTATTGTTGATGGATAGTGAAGTAGAGCAACGCAGGATAATAAAGGACTATTCACTTATGAATATTGAGTGCATGGTCCATTCTCTTGTATGTTTCAGAGAAAAAGTCAACCTTCTTGGAGCTTGGTCTCCAAGCATGCACAAATATAAGCATCATCTGAATGCTACAATTTGACTAATGCGATTCAGGTTGCTTTGTAATACATGCAAACCATTGCGGACGGTAGAAATGTGAAACAAAAACTGCATTCGGTGCTCCCCGTGTGGCCTTCTTTACATCGAACAGTAGGTggcctgcgctgccctagcagctgcggctcgcctgcagtccgtttgtcttttgtgttttttgtcttaattgtagtgtttagatatgatgtagtgttttttgtggttgtgtgttatgtgggggggacggtaaaattgtctcttctaaacggagacccgacctttgttttctgggtcgtgtctccgttcccacttCGGCCtatcatcggccaaacacctggagctggcggtctccacctgggaccacctgggctctggttcgcagagcccgcggactggacttaccatctgcggagctggctgccttcggaggctgtggtggcgctgcgggagcagctgcgacttgcctttggaggcttcttcggccgcgggccttgggctgcgtggacgtcggaagctcgcaggccgtgccctgggtgggggccgacatcgggagctccggcagcggcagcgtcttcgcccgccccgaatcgcggggcttgggttggcccgccacggacctttcaccgtccggcgcggcctgaaataggctgcgggattttctccgcccggcgggggcttcaatgtcgggagccccgaccgcaccGACGtgtagcggcagcgtcttcgcccgccccggatcgcggggcttgggtcggcccactgcggacctttcaccgtctggcgcggcctggaacgtggcaacttcaacagcctgaccgcgggagaagacggcaggggaagagaaaagacagtctggccttccatcacagtgaggaggagactcactgtgatggatgtttctttttgtttggtgttggtttatgattgtgtgtgttattgctaatttttattgctcttattgttggactgtgggtaatatttcattttgcacatttatgtgtatgtgacaaataaaattgacaatTGACTATTGAAGTATATGCTAAGCGaccatttcgccgaacacttgcgctcgttTTGTCTagtcctgctggatctcccagttgctaactacttaactccccctcccattcccaaacagacctttctgtcctgtgcacACCCATTTCCCAACACCCTGATCTTCCTGCTTCTTTCCCCTCTTCCATATGCTCAACCCCCACTTCTCCCTTTTCCTAGTTTCCCCATATCCTTGTATTTCTCCTTTGTTCTCCTCCTCcgtcccttccacccacatcttcCCTCTGGCTTTGTATTTCACCTCTTCTTACCTCACACTCTACTAAATTTCACCTCTTCCCTTTGTCACTATttactcatctgccaatcaccccacctcacctgtatccacctattacttaccatgagctgccccacccccactctcttttcCCACTGCTTCCCCTCTActccattggtctgaagaagcattCCGACTTGAAACCTTATCTGTtctttccctctgcagatgctgcttgaccaactgagttcctccagtacctcATTTTTTGCTcagtcttccagcatctgcagtctcttatgtctccatTCTGCTGCCAGTACCTTTTATCTTGCCTGTGCAAGCTGACTGACATTCCCTCCTACACTGACAAGTCTTTATTTTAAAAGCTGCATCCTTGTCTTCAAGTAGCTTTGCGGTTTCTCATATTCTCCACCCGTCTCACCACCGGTTCTCATCTCTCTGCAACCTTTTATAAGCAAATAATCCTTCCAGATCCCGCTTTCCTGAACCTGCAACCTTTACTCCTGGTTTCAATTTCTCTAACTTGGAGGTAACTAATCTTTTTTCTACCTCTTTTAAGATGTTCCATAAAAGTTCTTTCTTTGACCAATTTTCTTTCCTATTATCTCTTTTCGTGGTTGTATTAAATTTTGGTGTGATAATGTTCTGACTAAGCATCTTGGAATTTTGCTTACCTTAGAGGTGCTACGTAAATAGATGCTGTCattatttgttgttgttgtgcAGTCAATTCTAATAGGTAATCCCTTGAAGCTCCATTTAATGAACTAATTCCAAATTACTGAACCTTCGGAAACCACTACAGTTGAGGGTTATTACCAGTACACTCCAAAATGAGTCACTAACGCAAACATCGACCCAGTTTCAAATTCTTTCTTGCATTTCAGAACCtactctgtccatgttctccctttgctccagtttcctctcacatctcaaaaaCATGTTGTTGATACAGTAATAGTTCacttaaaattgcccctggtgtgtagtgaGAGGCAGAAtctgggagttgatgggaatgtgagaagAAGAAATGGATTATTGGTAATGGGTTCCAGATGGGTTGGCACAcacatgttgggccaaaaggcctatttctgtgctttatgattcTGACTTCCAGCTTTGTGGTCTATGTTGTTCTTTACACCAGTATTTTTCAGGCTGAACATTTAAACTGCTACACAGAAAATAGTGTGCTCTGCTATTTTGCTAATTTTGCTATTAACTCCTACATTTTACAAACATAATCTTATGAGTCAACTTCTTTTACTCAAAACTGATTACTCTCCCATTATAGTGATGAATATTTTAAGCAAAGGAATTCATCTGTTTAGTTAAAGGTGCACATTGTGCCAACTGTTTCTGACAAGGACCCACAAAAGCAGGCTTCACCGGTGCCCGAAATTCAAATTGTAAGGTGCTGTTGTTGCACATTTTCTTTTGTCTATGATGGGGCATTGGAGTACCTGCAGTTGGTTTTTTTTTAGTGTGCTGTGCACTATGCAAATATAAACATTGAAAGACCAGATTATGGATTATCTTGAAATGTGCCCTGGCTGGGTTGGATTCTCAACATGTGGCACTAGATACTGTTCCTGAAAACTTGCTGAAAATAGCAGAGTAAGGGAGATAATAATGGAGTGTTGAAACTGACCACTAATAATCACTCTGTaaaacaatttattcacaaaatgctgaagtaactcagcaggtcagccagcttctcaggagagaaggaatgggtgacgtttcgggtcgagacccttcttcagtctgaagaagggtctcgacccaaaaagtcacccattccttctcccttgagatgctgcctgacctgctgaattactccagcattttgtgaataaatacctttgatttgtaccagcatctgcagttattttcttacacactctGTGAAACAATGTGACCTAATTTCTGGACAATACTGTAAAGGAGTTGCTGAAGGAATTGTGTCATCTGTGCATGTCTAATGTGTAAAGAATATCACGAGTTATTGTTGACAGTAAGTACTGAGTTGTGTTTTTAGAAATTAATGGTTTGGCTCAGAACCAGTTATAATTGTGTTTCAGACTGGAAATAGTTTTTTGTTTTGCTGATTTATTCCAGATTGATTCGTCAAAATCTGACCGATGTTTTATTTGATTCACAATATGAATTTTGTGATTACaattatttatttaatattttattgGTTGTACATTTCAAATACAGTCATGAAATCATTTTTCCAATGTACACTGGATAATTAATAATTGCATTTTTTGTTACGACTTAAATGCAGTTTACAAAATATTTGTTAACATTTTGCTGATTTATTCATAATCTAATATTACAGATAAATGCTGTTTTAATTAACTTATACACATTGGATTGTAATAATAATTGATTTGGATCATATTTTATACATTAACCCAATTTCCCAAAATACACCCGTAAGCAAAGACAAGTTTTATGCAACAGCTGGACTATACATAAAAATCAGTTTGCGTTTTACTTAAAATTATTCTGTTTTGTGATTCGTTATACCATTATTATTTATTTAGAGTCAGCTAATCAGCCTTACTTATGAGCACAATTCCACTGTTAAACGTGAAGTCCAGGATTGGTGACCAGAATAGGTAAATGTGCATTGAACTGTGCAGCACATGTTCAGGGCATTTGCTTCACAATGTCTGtattgaacataatgccaagttaaattaacttgcatgtgacaaataatccaccattccccacatatccatgtgcctattaaaaatcctcttaaatgcctctactgtatctgccaccaccacactCTCTGTTTAAAATCttgccatgcacatctcctttaaactttgcccctctgaccttaaagctgggGCCTTTAGTCTTTGATGTtttcaccctggaaaaaaagttATGTGTCTAACCAATCTAATTTATTAtgtatatttctatcaagtctcccctcaacctccagcactcAAGAGAAAACCATCCAGGTTGTTGGAAAGTGCAGACTACTTTGAAAATTATTGGTCTGTTATATGGTAAGAGCAACATTAgaataaaaaaacaaatattaCACAAGAATTATAAATAACAAACCTTAATTTACTTGTATTTCAAGATGATTGCAGTCTCTGTTCCAGCGGTTATTTTACCATGCACCGAACTTTATCATTATGAGACATGACCTCAATTATTGTGTTAGAAATAATTTCATTAAATGTGTCAGATACTATTGTTTCACAATGTAGTGTGAGATATTTGGTTCAAAGAAattaagaaaataatttatttaagttTACATCTCATAAGGCTGCCCGAGTACTACATCCTGAAATGAATATGTTACTCCTAAGAAAACACTTAATTCAGTGTTTATTAGAGTCACCAATAACACTGTGACCTTCAGGACCAGTGCTAATTCTGCTCATTTAATAATAAAGCAGTAAAGTGACTTACTCCTAATCACAACAATATCATTGTTGTTAACAATGGGGATGAAAGCAAACAGATGAAAGCACAGATTGGTGACTTTTTACTTGTCCTAGTAGCAAACTCTTAATTCCATGGTTTAAATTAGCTACACCAAATTAACATCAGCAGTGCTTGTCAATGCGACATTGGTAAATGTTTCTACTTAAAAAGCTATGGTAAAGGAATAATTATATACATTGATAACAGTAGTATAGGTTAGTACCTACTTGCCATAGTGTCAGCAAAATTTGGGAGGATCGTCTCAAAGTTCAGCACTGTTCACAAAGACTAATTGTACCAAGTTTATTCGTAACTTGCAGCAAATTATTGTTTTTATTCAACAGATCACTCCTGACTTTTTTAATAAAATATCTTAAAAAAATAACCTTTCATTTTTTCACTCTGAATGTATTTATTCATATCTATTTTCCAGGCAATTATTGTCCTCTTTTATATGCAAGAATAATTCCACCTGGGTTCACTGGCTTGCAACCAAGTGCATGAACCCTACCTTTATTTAATTCCATCTTCACTAGGGAATATTAAATGTGTTGTAAAAAATCCTCAGTTACCCATATAAATCAGAGTCAGGTCTCAATAAGGATATTTCTGATTTATTTGACCAAATATCTGGTAGATTAATTTAGTGTGCCATAACAAATGAAAATGCAGCTTCAGTTATGATTAAAATATCCAGTGATCTATAGCTTAGATTATAAGCCTTTTAAAATTTATTCGTATTGCCATTTTCATAGTGCATGGTCAATATTTATAAACAAATACAGAAACATTTAGAGAGAGGAATTACCTGACTCAGACCATTTGACTTCAGCATACTGAACAGCTGTATGCACAGTATGGAAAAACAAGTTGTCCATCTCCTTACAATTTTCTCCAAAGTACTCTCCCCTACTCAAAGAATCAAGCACTGAAGGATTGCAGTTGGCTAGGAGGACTGTAATACCAATGTCATTATAATCCTTCAGGACTGTCTTCATTGTAATAataccaacagtatccaaaaattGCATGGTACAGCAATCTAGAATAATTGTGTGAAAATTGTAGATCTTGGGAATCAATTCTTTGATAACAGGATGTTCTTGATTGATGTTACCATTGAACGTTTCCCCtgatttcttttttcccttttgctTGTTTTCTGCTTTTTTATGCTTTGCAATCTCCAGAGCAGGATTCAGACCAACCTTCCTCATTAGGCTCTCCATAAAGTAATCTTTATTGCAATAGTATAGGGGAGCTTCAAAACGAAAGATTTTAATTTGGGGAATAGATAAAAGATTATTATATTCTGCTTGATCTTCATACAGAATTGAGTCCTGCTTTCGACCTAACAAAGCTGTCCTAGGTACCTGAGTGCGAACTATGACACATAgaagtgaaaatgttacccctgtaAAAAGCCCTAGTTCGGTGCTTATCAAACACACAGACGACATTGTGACCCACCAAACCATAGTGTCAATTTTGCTCACTCTCCATAACTTTGGCAGGTCACGAAATTTCATGAGAGCTCCCCTGAGGCTGACTATAATGATGCATGCCAGAACACACTTCTGCAGAGAATAGAATACAGGAGCTAAGAAAAGGAGCAACATTAACACCAGCACAGCACTCACAAGACTAGAGAGCTGAGTCTGACACCCACTGGAATCTTTAACAAGTGTTTTAACCAGAGTTGCACTGGAAGCATAAGAATGAAAAAATGATTGAATTACATTACAAAATCCAAGAGCATAAGTCTCTTGATTGGCTTGAATTGTGTATCCATgcttctttgcaaacaactcagaGAGTGAAATTGTGAAGGCAAAGCTAATGATTGCAAGTGTTATAGCATCAATAGCAACTCTTGGTAAAATATTCAAACTCGGAGCTGTGGGAGGTAGGAAGCCAGTGGGGATTGGGCCAGTAATACTTGTACCATATATTTCATTTAGATTTACAAAATGAGATATTATTGTAGCGATAACGACAATAGTCAGTTCCATTGGGAAGGGAAACTTTAGCTTGTCCTTGTATCTTTCTCCTAATTCCTTTGAAGCAATTAGCAAAGGCATACAAATGGCAGTTGTTATCAGATCACATAAATTGGTCTTGTGAATGTTCTTAAAAATGTTTATCCAAGTTACAACAACACTGCCAGGTCCGTGGCTACGTGGCAACTTTACTCCAATGAGGTACTTGACTTGCATTGTTACGATGGTAATCGAGGCACCAGTTGCAAATCCATCCAGCAAGGGTTCAGATAGGTACTTGGATACGAATCCAAGATGGAAAATTGCCATCAGTAACTGGAAtaagaaatagataaataaataacaaCCATTCATAATAAAATCAGATGCATATCcccaagaaaaaaaatcactttttatttttaacacaTCTGCAAAGCTTCACTGATGATTTAATGGCATCATTAGGAATAAGGTGATCACATGGCAAATTAAAATTATATTCTTTTCTGCCTTTTAAAACTTTGCCACATTTgagtttttttgttgtaaatagtGCTTCAGGGACATAATATGGGAACATAAAATGTGTATTCATTTCTGTATTTTTGCAAAGTCATCTCAAAATGTGAAATGTTTTTGTAGACTGTGATggcaaaatgtttagtttagtttagagatgcagcttggaaaaaggccctttggcccaccgaatccacaccgaacacccatacattagttctatactactcgctagggataatttagagaagtcaattaacctacaaacctgcgtatctttggaatgtgggaggaagctggagcatcaggaaaaaaccctcgcggtcacagaatatacaaactctgtacagacatcacctgtagtcaggatcaaatctgggtctctggcattgcaaagcaacagctctacccctgcaccactgtgtcaccctacaggttttttaaaaacaaaattatacTGTGTTCTTGAACACAATGTTTCTGCAATAATAGTTTCAGCTTTAGAAAAATCTCCATTAATTGATAGGAAACATGGGAGCCTCTAAGCATTTCTTAACCAAATCAGACCAAAGAGGATAAAATACTCTGCTGTGTAAATAAAATCAAAGTTCAGTAGGAATGCAGCACTTGAAAGGGAGGGGTTAATGTCCTTTAATAGATATTTTTTAACCATAATATGTAAACTGGTAACCAACATGTGGGGCTTGATTAAAGTTAACATGAGATATTTGACATCTTACAAGGATCTCTTTTTGAAACAATGTACTAAACATTTTATATAACTTTTAAGTAATAGAATGGAAATCTGTCAAGTTTGTCATTGACACAAAAGGATTGTATAAATGTATACGGAAGTTCCAATTAAAAGTAATTATTAATAGATTGGGTGACTGAGCAGAAATATGCTTATGTTTTATTGTAGCCTCCAAACGATTCAATTTCCAGATCTCAAACCATTTCCCATCCTCTCTTCATCATTCACCTACACTCTCATCACCAGTTCCTCCCTATGTCAGTCTTTTCCAGGCTTCTCCTTATCTCTGGTGCCTGCTCACTCCATTGATTGTTCCTCACCAGCTCTGATATGGTTCCttttctctcccctcctttcctgaCCTCGcatcactctttgcttccttcctCTTTGCCTGCCTCATGGGCAGGAGATGACTGTGCAAAATTAAGTGTCAGTACTTCATCTCGCCCTCATCAATCAGCATATTGTTCATTGATTTGTCCTTAGGGTTTGTGGGAGTGTCCATCGCTGTTCTTGTGGATCAAAATTTTGTCTTTACTGTGCACCATGTGGCATTCCCACACAATAGGATACATTTACGATAGTTGAGCAGCTGAAGGGAGTGCAAGAAATATCATAGGATATCAACAGGAACAGAAAAAATTGTAAGCTGAACTCCATCCTCATCTCTCACGCTACCAATATCAGGGGAAGCCCTGGTTTAGTTTGGAGCACACAAGACCATGGCAGGACCAGCATCAGACAGATGTAGAATCAAATAAATGGTGCAAGCAATACACAGGAATATGCGTATGTTAGTCATTGAAAGCAGCAAGCCATAGAAACCACTAAATGTCATTAAGAACCAACAAAGCATGgcaacacaatattccaattgcGGTCTCATTAACAAATTAATTACAGCCCTGTCAGCCCTAACTCTTTGTCAACTGAATGCTGGAAGGGATTGGGAATATTGCTATAGTATTTAGTATTTAATCAATAATTAGCCACCAATAACTATTTGTCCATGCAAAGTTTGTATTCTACCTAGACCATTCTTTTCTCATGTACCACATCGTTATTGAGCAGGATATTTGATAGACACTGCCATGTGTTTTCCCAGCTATTGTTCTATCAGGTAATGCTACCGGCACATATTCACAGAAACCACAAAGGAGTAGATAAACTACAATTTCCCACATGATGTAATTATGTCACATAAATGCTAACAAGCTCAGAGATCAAACTTCCTAACTTCACTTCAGCAAGGGACCctcatgacccaaaatgtcgcctatccatgttctctagagatgctgcctgacgcattaAATTACACCAGCGTtaatgtcattttttgtaaaccagcatctgcagttccttgcttctttaTTTCAGCAAGCGTTGGCTCCAACTTTTTAGATAGGAAAGTCATAGCTCAGAAGCCAGAATTAGAAGAAATTGTTTCTCTCCAAGTACCTTATCAGTTCtgctcaatatatatatatattttccatatttcagatatagcgcggaaacaggccttttcggcccaccaagtccgcaccgcccagcgatccctgcacattaacactatcctacacacactagggacaattttttacatttacccagtaattaacctacatacctgtacgtctttggagacgtatcTTGAAAACTTTAATCAATTACCTCAttatctaaatactaaaactcgtttgtttgtttgttcctgaaccacagccaaatcggtacatgagagcgtgacaattttagaccatccttactcactgtcgtccctttggtgctaatggaagaagtttcattgaaatctgtgttatattttttaagttattcacattttaaagtttaaatctatctagggagggaggggggagggaggggaggagcgagggagggggaggggagggggtggtgggaggagggagggtggagggagggaggataaggggggttgagggggatggagtgagggggagggggagggggggggggaggggatggagggaggagagggtgctgcaccaatgcaggagaggtttgagcccagcTCCAAATTTGAATTCATGCCAGCTCCAAATCAGTGTTGCCTTCTAAACGTATTCCAGTTATGGTTTAACCAATGTTATAACAACACTGCCTTGTTTTTATACTCTATGCCCTCGTTAA
This region of Rhinoraja longicauda isolate Sanriku21f chromosome 1, sRhiLon1.1, whole genome shotgun sequence genomic DNA includes:
- the LOC144596863 gene encoding sulfate transporter-like, whose protein sequence is MENEEQMTKMELHLESQIRIERTVKEVDRKKTIQKKLRENCSCSLDKFKNLITGFFPVLHWLPRYKLKEWILGDTISGLLVAVVIVPQAIAYALLAGLETSSSLYASFFSCIIYFLMGTSRHISVGIFSLICLLVGQVVDRELLLAGYEVDEDFKVLPSAMNNANNWTSSNVTTSMIMNITLPGSLNIECDRKCYAVSVSAALTFMCGVYQLLMAIFHLGFVSKYLSEPLLDGFATGASITIVTMQVKYLIGVKLPRSHGPGSVVVTWINIFKNIHKTNLCDLITTAICMPLLIASKELGERYKDKLKFPFPMELTIVVIATIISHFVNLNEIYGTSITGPIPTGFLPPTAPSLNILPRVAIDAITLAIISFAFTISLSELFAKKHGYTIQANQETYALGFCNVIQSFFHSYASSATLVKTLVKDSSGCQTQLSSLVSAVLVLMLLLFLAPVFYSLQKCVLACIIIVSLRGALMKFRDLPKLWRVSKIDTMVWWVTMSSVCLISTELGLFTGVTFSLLCVIVRTQVPRTALLGRKQDSILYEDQAEYNNLLSIPQIKIFRFEAPLYYCNKDYFMESLMRKVGLNPALEIAKHKKAENKQKGKKKSGETFNGNINQEHPVIKELIPKIYNFHTIILDCCTMQFLDTVGIITMKTVLKDYNDIGITVLLANCNPSVLDSLSRGEYFGENCKEMDNLFFHTVHTAVQYAEVKWSESGNSSL